The following nucleotide sequence is from Synechococcus sp. CBW1004.
CGTCATTGATGGTGCGAACCACATGGCCTGGCATGGCTGCATTGATTTCGCCGGCCAGTTCTATGAAGCGTGTGTGCATGCCAAGCTCGCGGGCCTTCCAGGCGAGGAAATAGGGGTCGATCGGGACACAGTGGCCACCGATCCCGGGTCCGGGGTAATAGGGCGCAAAGCCGAAGGGTTTGGTCGCTGCTGCTCGGATGACCTCATGCAGATCAATGTTCATCCGATCGGCCAAGAGCTTGAGTTCATTCATCAGGCCGATGTTCACGGCGCGCTGAATGTTCTCGACCAGTTTGGTGAATTCGGCACTTCGTGTGCTGCTTACCGGCACCAGGTCTCGGATCACATGTTCATAGAGGGTCAGTCCCACTTCCAGGCAGGTGGTTGTGCTGCCGGCGATCAGCTTGGGGATCGTGGCTGTGCTGAAACTTGCGTTGCCTGGGTCTTCACGCTCCGGCGAGTACACCAGAAACACATCTTCGCCAACCTTCAGGCCTCGGGCCTCGATCCTTGGCCGCAGCACTTCTTCTGTGGTGCCTGGATAGGTGGTGCTCTCCAGGCTGATCACCTGCCCCGGTCGCAGATGAATCGCGAGCGCCTCCAGGGTGGCGTGGATGGAACTCAGATCTGGCTCCCGGAAGCGGGTCAGCGGCGTCGGCACGCACAGGATGAGCGCATCCGCCGTCGCGGCAAGGCGGACATCGAGCGTTGCTTCCAGCAGCCCAGCAGAGCGGGCGTTGGCAACACGCTGATCGTCAATGTGGTGCAGGTAGCTCCGCCCCTGTTGGAGCGCCTCCACCTTGCTGGCATCGATGTCCAGTCCCAGAACGGAATAGCCGCTTTCCGTGAAGCTGAGTGCCAGGGGAAGCCCGACATAGCCGAGGCCCACTACGGCGATGCGTGCCTCTTTGCTCCGTAGCCTTTGCAGCAATGCGCTGGAGATCTCCATCGCCATCCTCAGGCCCGGGATGCAGCGGAAGTGCAGAGCAACCGATCTCCACTCAGGAGGTATCGATCACCGTTGTGTGGGCAGCACCATTCTCCCTCACCCTGCAGAGGTAGAGGAATGCGCTCGCCATGGGCGCTCATCCAGCCCATCTGCCGGGCTGGCACTCCTGCCATGATCGCAAAAGGCTTGACGTCACGGGTGACCACGGCGCCGGCAGCGATGAAAGCGTAGCTGCCGATGACGCAGCCACAAAGGATCGTGCAATTGGCTCCGAGACTGGCGCCGCGTTGTACCAGGGTCGAGCGGTATTCGTGTCTGCGGCTCACTGCCGAACGGGGATTGATCACATTGGTGAATACCATGCTCGGTCCGCAGAAAACATCGTCCTCCAAGGTGACGTTGTCATAGACCGAGACGTTGTTCTGGATCTTGACGTTGCTGCCAATCAGGACGCGGTTCCCGACATAGACGTTCTGGCCAAATGAGCATCGTTCACCGATGATGGCCCCGGCGCAGATATGCACCCAGTGCCAGATGCGGCAGTCGGCAGCGATTGTGGCCCCCTCATCCACAATGGCCGTGGGGTCAACCTGGACCGTTGAATGCAGGG
It contains:
- a CDS encoding nucleotide sugar dehydrogenase, translating into MEISSALLQRLRSKEARIAVVGLGYVGLPLALSFTESGYSVLGLDIDASKVEALQQGRSYLHHIDDQRVANARSAGLLEATLDVRLAATADALILCVPTPLTRFREPDLSSIHATLEALAIHLRPGQVISLESTTYPGTTEEVLRPRIEARGLKVGEDVFLVYSPEREDPGNASFSTATIPKLIAGSTTTCLEVGLTLYEHVIRDLVPVSSTRSAEFTKLVENIQRAVNIGLMNELKLLADRMNIDLHEVIRAAATKPFGFAPYYPGPGIGGHCVPIDPYFLAWKARELGMHTRFIELAGEINAAMPGHVVRTINDALNQSEKALRGSRILLLGIAYKKNIEDIRESPALEIMEQLQSKGAIVHYSDPYVPIFPPIEKHSFNLRSLPLSAESIAGFDAVVLCTDHDSFDYELILNAAALLIDSRGRYTSEPGVIRA
- a CDS encoding acyltransferase, which gives rise to MALHSTVQVDPTAIVDEGATIAADCRIWHWVHICAGAIIGERCSFGQNVYVGNRVLIGSNVKIQNNVSVYDNVTLEDDVFCGPSMVFTNVINPRSAVSRRHEYRSTLVQRGASLGANCTILCGCVIGSYAFIAAGAVVTRDVKPFAIMAGVPARQMGWMSAHGERIPLPLQGEGEWCCPHNGDRYLLSGDRLLCTSAASRA